The following proteins are co-located in the Theropithecus gelada isolate Dixy chromosome 19, Tgel_1.0, whole genome shotgun sequence genome:
- the GIPC3 gene encoding PDZ domain-containing protein GIPC3: protein MEGAAAREARGAEAPRASAPPPAPSEPPAAPRARPRLVFRTQLAHGSPTGKIEGFTNVRELYAKIAEAFGIAPTEILFCTLNSHKVDMQKLLGGQIGLEDFIFAHVRGETKEVEVTKTEDALGLTITDNGAGYAFIKRIKEGSIINRIEAVCVGDSIEAINDHSIVGCRHYEVAKMLRELPKSQPFTLRLVQPKRAFDMIGQRSRSSKCSVETKVTSGRETLRLRSGGAATVEEAPSEFEEEASQKVDDLLESYMGIRDPELASTMVETSKKTVSAQEFARCLDSVLGEFAFPDEFVVEVWAAISEAREACG, encoded by the exons ATGGAGGGCGCAGCGGCCCGGGAGGCCCGGGGGGCCGAGGCCCCGCGCGCGTCTGCGCCCCCGCCCGCGCCCTCGGAGCCCCCGGCTGCGCCCCGCGCCCGCCCGCGCCTGGTCTTCCGCACGCAGCTGGCGCACGGGAGCCCCACGGGCAAGATCGAGGGCTTCACCAACGTCCGCGAGCTGTACGCCAAGATCGCCGAGGCCTTCGGGATCGCGCCCACCGAG ATTTTATTCTGCACCCTCAACAGCCACAAAGTGGACATGCAGAAGCTCCTAGGGGGCCAGATAGGCCTGGAGGATTTCATCTTTGCCCACGTGCGAGGCGagaccaaggaggtggaggtcactAAGACAGAGGACGCTCTGGGGTTGACCATCACGGACAACGGGGCCGGCTACGCCTTCATCAAG AGAATCAAGGAAGGCAGTATCATCAACCGAATCGAGGCAGTGTGCGTGGGTGACAGCATCGAAGCCATCAACGACCACTCCATTGTGGGCTGCCGCCACTACGAGGTGGCCAAGATGCTCCGGGAGCTGCCCAAGTCCCAGCCCTTCACCCTGCGCCTGGTGCAGCCCAAGAGGGCCTTCG ATATGATTGGCCAGAGAAGTCGGTCCAGCAAATGTTCCGTAGAGACGAAAGTGACCAGTGGGAGGGAGACCCTGCGGCTTCGTTCTGGGGGGGCTGCCACAGTGGAGGAGGCG CCCAGTGAGTTTGAGGAAGAGGCATCTCAGAAGGTTGATGACCTGCTGGAAAGCTACATGGGCATTCGGGACCCCGAGCTGG CATCCACCATGGTGGAGACGTCCAAGAAGACAGTGAGCGCCCAGGAGTTTGCACGCTGTTTAGACTCCGTCTTGGGCGAGTTCGCCTTCCCCGACGAATTTGTGGTGGAGGTGTGGGCTGCCATCAGCGAGGCCAGGGAGGCCTGTGGCTAG